The Anastrepha ludens isolate Willacy chromosome 2, idAnaLude1.1, whole genome shotgun sequence genome contains a region encoding:
- the LOC128867470 gene encoding homeobox protein abdominal-B, whose protein sequence is TAFKITVIIPPLPQTPTIPLACALYDPHDVSAVGSHATAGAWWGPHHHAPHPTATASATVSAASIINQQPAANTINQLHHHPHHHHHHHHPHLQHHHHHLQHTVPTVSGNSTSLIPTAAVLPQQQQQTTPTSHSTPTHAVMYEDPPPVPIVSAQQQQQQQQQQQQQPLHLPPQQQQQQQLATTPVGSGHSPSQTPSGVPSQAQQHLTSPHQQQQQQQQQTNSVPPGASTSLQQQQQQQQQQQQQQNTAVASGQTQIVAPSTASVSPSSVSSQPPDMSLLAPLHIPAIRPGFEADATAAVKRHPHPWAYDGDGFSSAQYHASQYFLDRDRKPVFYGYPETQYQPYWNYREQPTPTAAAYMSASDERHAAAAAARQSVEGTSQSSYETPTYSSPSGLRGYPSEAYSSSGGTAGIPVGTVGPCTPNNALHEWTGQVSVRKKRKPYSKFQTLELEKEFLYNAYVSKQKRWELARNLNLTERQVKIWFQNRRMKNKKNSQRQAAQQSNNSSANSNHNHAQSTQQHHNTHHMNLGLSMGHHTTKMHQ, encoded by the exons ACCGCGTTCAAAATAACGGTAATTATTCCACCCCTCCCCCAAACCCCAACCATCCCGCTGGCGTGCGCTCTTTACGACCCCCACGATGTCTCGGCAGTCGGGTCGCACGCCACTGCCGGGGCTTGGTGGGGGCCACATCATCACGCTCCACATCCAACCGCTACTGCTTCGGCCACCGTGTCCGCCGCCTCGATCATCAACCAACAACCCGCCGCCAACACCATCAATCAATTGCATCATCACCCgcatcaccaccaccaccaccaccatccGCACCTGcaacaccatcatcatcatctgcaACACACCGTGCCGACTGTGTCGGGAAATTCAACCTCCCTCATACCAACGGCCGCTGTGctcccacaacaacaacaacaaacgacGCCGACGTCACATTCCACACCCACGCATGCGGTTATGTATGAAGATCCCCCTCCAGTGCCAATTGTTTccgcacaacaacagcaacaacaacaacaacagcaacagcaacaaccccTTCACCTGCCCcctcagcagcagcaacagcaacaactcgCTACTACACCAGTTGGTAGTGGACATAGTCCCTCCCAAACACCTTCGGGCGTACCCTCACAAGCGCAGCAACATCTCACATCACctcatcagcaacaacaacagcagcagcagcaaacgaATAGTGTGCCTCCTGGTGCGTCAACAAGCctccagcagcaacaacaacaacagcaacaacaacaacaacaacaaaacacagCAGTGGCGTCGGGCCAAACTCAGATTGTTGCGCCGTCAACGGCGAGTGTTTCCCCCTCCAGTGTTAGTTCCCAACCTCCAG ATATGTCTCTGTTAGCACCTCTGCATATTCCCGCGATCCGGCCTGGCTTCGAAGCCGATGCAACTGCAGCAGTCAAACGGCATCCTCATCCATGGGCATATGATGGTGATGGTTTCAGCTCGGCGCAGTACCATGCTTCGCAATACTTTCTAGACAGAGATCGAAAACCAGTTTTCTATGGCTATCCCGAAACGCAATATCAG CCGTATTGGAATTACCGTGAACAACCCACACCTACTGCAGCCGCTTACATGAGCGCCAGTGACGAGCGACATGCTGCTGCAGCTGCCGCCCGCCAATCCGTGGAGGGCACCTCGCAGTCAAGTTACGAAACGCCAACATATTCTTCCCCCAGTGGGCTACGAGGATACCCAAGTGAGGCCTATTCAAGTTCAG GTGGTACTGCTGGCATTCCTGTTGGCACCGTTGGACCTTGTACGCCCAATAATGCGCTACATGAATGGACTGGCCAAGTTTCTGTAAGAAAAAAGCGCAAGCCCTACTCCAAATTCCAAACCCTTGAATTGGAGAAGGAGTTCCTCTACAATGCGTACGTTTCCAAACAAAAACGTTGGGAGTTGGCAAGAAACTTGAATCTTACCGAACGACAG GTAAAGATTTGGTTCCAGAACCGtcgtatgaaaaataaaaagaattcgcAACGCCAAGCCGCCCAGCAGAGCAACAATAGTAGTGCGAACAGCAATCATAATCACGCGCAGTCTACGCAACAACACCATAATACTCATCATATGAATTTGGGCCTGAGCATGGGGCATCATACTACCAAAATGCACCAGTGA